CATATGGCGCAGCGCTTCCTGCGTCGCGACGAACACGCCGGTGACGTTGACGGCGAGGATGCGCTGGAAGTCGTCGAAGCCGATCCCGTCGACCGGCGCCATCACGCTGATCCCGGCGTTGTTGACGAGGATGTCGATTCGCCCGAACGCGTCGGCAACGCGGCCGACGGCGGCGCGGACCGCGGCCGGATCGCCGGCATCGGCCCGGATCGCCAGTGCCCGGCCACCGGCGGCTTCGATGCTGCGCACGACGTCGTCGGCCTTGTCCGGCGAGGCGTGATAGGTGATCGCGACGGTCGCGCCGTCGGCGGCAAGGCGGCGGGCGATCGCGGCGCCGATGCCGCGCGATGCGCCGGTGACGACGGCGATCTTGCCGGCGAGCGGTTGCGGGGTGATCGGCTGGTGCTTGGTCGGCATGCGGGGCTCCTTGCGGTGAGTGGATGCCCGTACTTTGCGCCGCGCCACTTCAAGCAGTTAGCCGGTAGCGGATAGAATCAGTTTCAAGCATTCATTGAAGCAAGACCATGGAAACGCTCGCCAATCTCG
This window of the Jeongeupia sp. USM3 genome carries:
- a CDS encoding 3-oxoacyl-ACP reductase family protein, with amino-acid sequence MPTKHQPITPQPLAGKIAVVTGASRGIGAAIARRLAADGATVAITYHASPDKADDVVRSIEAAGGRALAIRADAGDPAAVRAAVGRVADAFGRIDILVNNAGISVMAPVDGIGFDDFQRILAVNVTGVFVATQEALRHMGEGGRIIQIGSSMTQYAAFATASAYTLSKGAVAGFTRGLARDVGPRGITANTVHPGPTDSDMNPADGPVAAAIGPQIAVQRYGRGADIADAVAYLASPQASFVNGAELLVDGGFAA